From Sandaracinaceae bacterium, one genomic window encodes:
- a CDS encoding transposase domain-containing protein, whose product MGRKNWLFVGSDDAAHVNAAFTTLLASCRMVGVEPWEYLRDLFCLLPAWPSHRVLELAPAYWAGTREREDVVAMLAADPYRAATL is encoded by the coding sequence GTGGGCCGCAAGAACTGGCTCTTCGTCGGCAGCGACGACGCCGCTCACGTGAACGCCGCCTTCACCACGCTCCTCGCCAGCTGCCGCATGGTCGGCGTCGAGCCCTGGGAGTACCTGCGCGACCTGTTCTGCCTGCTCCCAGCCTGGCCTTCTCACCGCGTCCTCGAGCTGGCGCCCGCGTACTGGGCCGGCACGCGCGAACGCGAGGACGTGGTCGCCATGCTCGCTGCGGACCCCTACCGCGCCGCCACTCTCTGA
- a CDS encoding transposase codes for MEVNCWAHSRRYFFKAMASDPERAGQALRMQGLLFKIERSIKDAPRKKREAIRQKHSAPVVERFFSGAMPRWERALEDTPRCRALPLRPGTSAWA; via the coding sequence GTGGAGGTGAACTGCTGGGCCCACAGCCGCAGGTACTTCTTCAAGGCGATGGCGTCCGATCCCGAGCGCGCGGGCCAAGCCCTACGCATGCAGGGGCTGTTGTTCAAGATCGAGCGCAGCATCAAGGACGCGCCCCGCAAGAAGCGCGAAGCCATCCGGCAGAAGCACTCGGCGCCTGTCGTCGAACGCTTCTTCTCTGGTGCGATGCCGAGGTGGGAGCGCGCCCTCGAGGACACCCCACGATGCCGCGCGCTGCCTCTACGCCCCGGAACCAGCGCGTGGGCCTGA